CTTTAAAAATGTACGAAGAGTCAGCTTATGTTGGTGGTGTAGTAACTTCTGATGATGAAGAAAAGCTTATGAATTTATTAAAGTATATTCGTAAGGAAATTGATAGAAGAAAGAAAATTTTCTCTCAAAATGGAGTTGGTTCACTAAAAGCTTATAGGGAAGTTGGTGGGGCTGTAATACCTCAAATAGTTATGGTTTTAGATAACTATGCAGCTTTAATAGAGTTTTATCCGGATCTTGAGGATGAATTTATATTCCTATCAAGAGAAGGTGGAACACTTGGAATAAGCTTAGTTATAACCGCAGCAAGTTATTCTAATGTTAGATATAAGGTGACAACAAACTTTAAATTAGCAGTATCACTTACTTGTGTTGACAAGTCAGAGTACTCAAATATTACAGGAAGAGTTAGAATGGAGCCTGAAAATAAAAAGGGAAGAATTTTAATTAATACTGATAGCGTTTATGAGGCACAAATCGCATTGCCTTCCTATGGAGAAAGTGAAGCAGAAAGAGCTTTAAATACGAAAAAAATCATTAACAAATTCAATTCCCTCTGGACTGGTAAAAAGGCAAAACCAATACCTATTGTACCAGAAGTACTTAACATAGAAACTTCACTGGAAGAGTTGAAAAGTATAGACGAACCTAAAAAATACACATATCCAATAGGTATAGATTATGACGAAGTTGAACATTTATATGGAAACTTAATAGATAATCCAATAGTAACTGTAGTTGGAAAATCTAAAACAGGTAAATCTAATGTTTTAAAGAGTATTGCACATATTTTAGATGTAACAGTAACATTAGATGAGTCAGAAATTTACCTAATAGACTCTGGAAATTATGGATTATTAGATATGAAAGAAGCGATTTCAGTTAAAGCATATTGTTATAGAACGGATGAAACTAGAAATGCAATGCTTCAAATAAAAAATAAAATAGAAGAAAGAAGAAATGTAATAAATGAATTGAAAGTCAATAGTGCAGCATCAGCGCTTAGTGAAAAAGAATATTTAGATAGTATTCCTTTAATAACAGTGTTTATTGATGATATAAATGATTTTATACAACAGTTTAATCAAGAAATAGAAGTGTTAAATGTATTAGGGGACATAATAGAAAAGGATAAAAATTTGAAGGTTTCTGTTGTGGCAGCAGGAACAGAAGAAAGCTTTATGAACTATATGTATACCTATGGATTTGTCAAAGAGATGAGAAATGAAAGCTTTGGCTTTATGTTTGACAGCTTAAATAGCCAAAAGTTCCATGAAATTATGTTGCCATATAATTTTAAGGAGAAGAACTTTACTAAAGGCGATAGTTACTTTATTAGAAAAGATGAATTCGTAAAAATAAAAGTTCCATTATACTCTAAGTAATACAATATTGGAGGCTGATAACAATGGCACATACAGATAAAGGTAGGTAAATCAATTAATATCTCTACAGGTGCCGTTTAAATTTAGCCTCCGATTTTGTATATACAAAACTAAAGATAAATAAAAATTTGAAGTTAAAAATAGCTAAAGAGGGTGACTACATATGGGTAAAATAGGAATATCCACAGGAGAAATGGAAAGTTTAGCAATGGAAATATCACAGTCCCGTTCAAAACTGGAAGAAGTAAAACGAAATTTGAATTCAGCTATAAACAGCTTTTCATTAAAAAATAAATCAAAATCAACAGAAATAGAACTAACCAATTTACATAATAAATTAAAAGAAATAAATTCACTTGAAGATAAAATGGAAAAAATGAATTCAAATGTAATCTATGTGATAACGAAATTTACTGAGATGGATAAAAATTGTGCAAGCAGAATAAAATCAAGTGGTTATGACTATAGAAAAAAGATAGGACTATTAACACTTGGAGAGAAGATTGGAGATAATCCAGTTGGAAATGCTATTGATTCCGCAGAATCTTGGTATGATAGGAATAAAGATACTGTAGATAAAGTATCTATTATGGCACTTGAAGGAATAGGAGGTATCGTTACAGGAATATTCTTGCCAGAAGTTGGTGCTTTAGTAGGTTTTGCAAGGGCTGTTCAAGTAGTATGGAAGTGCTTAAGTATAGCTAGTATATGTATTAGTGTAGATACAATATGGTCAAATGCAAATCAATTATATGATAGAAATGTAAAGAAAAAAAGTTCGGTAGATATTCAGAAAGATGCACAAAATGGAGAGTTTAGATATGGATTAATTAAAGGGGCTTCTGGGTTGGGTGTATATAACTTTGCAAAATTTATGGGAGAAAGTGATAAGTATGCTGATTATGCAAGAAACTGTTGGATGACAGGAGTTGATATGGGAATGGCTACCATATCTTTATTGAATCTTATTCATAATCCGTCTAATTTAGGTAAAGATGGATTGATTATATCCAATGAGAGTGCAAAATCAGCAGATGCAATTGATGCTATAAAAAAGATAGAGAAGTCAAGCAATATGACAACTGCTAAATTAGTGGAAACTCAGAAGAAAATTGATTATATAAATAACGCACAAAAAAAGATAGACTATATTAAAAGTTTAAAAGGAAATGTTAGTAAGACTGAACTTGGTCAATATAAAAAGAATTTTAATTACTATAATGATAGTAAATATTTAGATAATCATAGTAAATTATTACCTAAGTTAAGCGTAAATGCACAAAACTATAATAATAATTTAAATAATTTACAAAGGCAAATTGTATCAAATAAAGGTGATATTAAGCAAGCTGTAAACAAAATAAATGAAGCGAGATTTGATATAAAGTTAAATATGTATAATATACCAACATCTATATATTTGTATAATAAAGAAGATGTATATAGTGGATTTCATATGGAGTATTTTAAAGGTGAATTAAATCCAATAAACTTAGGAGTTGATAATCGATGAAAGTTTATAAGGTATTAACAATAATATTTTATTTAATAGCAGGAAGTATGAGCTTTGCAGAAATATATGGAACAATAATGGGAAATTATATTACAATTAATGGATATTTAAGCTATAATGTAATGAATTTGATATTGTATTTGATTGCAATAGTAAATCATAGAAAATATAGAGCGTTAAGAAGAGTGTGTAAAGAATTGTTAGATGGAAAGAATGTAGAAAAAATAGATTATATGATTAAGGATCACAAATTCTACAAAGGAGGAGACTATTATATATTGGAATATTACATAGAAGAAAAGCCATTTACAATGAAAGCTACGAAGATGGACTGTAGAAACAATAAAAATAATGAATATTATATAAGACCAGTATATGATAGAAAAGGTAGAGTTAAAGAACTGGTACCATATATGGACAAGAAAAATGTTTTTGATAAAGAAATTAGTTATGAGCGTGATCTGGAAAATTATAAGGAAATGCAAAGATTGAAGGAAGAAAAGGAAGAAGAAAAACCTAAACATATAGAGTCTAAGGAGTTAGCATTACCAAAAACAAAAAGTAAGAGGATGAAAAAGAAATATAATAAACAAAGATAATATATATTAATGTCCATAAGTATTAAATTTAATTGCATTAGAAACTGAAGTAATTTGAGTCTGTATTTAGACATTATTGTATAACAAAGAAGGTATAAGTAATGGATTTCATAGTGAATATTTTCCAGACGAGTTAAAAGCAATGGGATTAGGAGATGGTAAGTAATGAGATTATATAAAGTGGTAGCAATAATATTTTATCTTATAGCTGGATTTTTCGGATATATGGAAATTGCTGGAGTAATAACTGGAATAATACGAGGGAATCATGTAGCTATTAAATACTATATACTTATTATAGCACTGAGTACTGTATTTTTTCTTATAGGACTAAGATATCATAAGAAGTATAGAAGATTAAGAAAAGCATATGGAGAACTACTGGATGGAAAGAATGTAAAGAGAATAGATTATATGGTCAAAACACAGAAGTTTTATAGGGGAGGATCATATTAAATAATTGAATTTTATATAGAAGGAAAAAACTTCTGTATGAGTGTTAGTACTATGGATTGTAGAAACAATAAAAATAATGAATATTACTTAAGACCGGTATACGACAGAAAGGGCAGAGTAAGAGAATTTGTAGTATATATGGACAAAAAAAATCTTCGTGATAAAGCTCATAGTTATAGTCAGGATGTTGAAAGATATAAGGAAATGGAGAGATTAAAGGAAGAAAATATAGAGGAAAAAGAAGAAAAGAATGAAAAAGCAATAAGACCAAAACCAAAGTTAAAGCATGTGAAAAATAATACTGCAGCTAGTAAAACACAAGAAATTTCTATCAACAATATAAGAAAGAAAACTAGCAGAAAAATGAGAAAAGAGTTTGAATTGGAGAAAAAGAAGTAAAGTGTATTGAGTCAAATTACCTACAATAGTGATTTTGTATAACACAGAAGGTACAAAGGATAGTTTCCATTTTAGCTATGTACCAGAAGAGGTAAAGTCAATAGAGGGTGGAATAAAATCAATATTTGGAGGTAAAAAATGATAAGATTTCAGAAGAGAGTAGCTATATTTTTTTATACAATAAGTATTGCAGCCATAGGCTTTGATATTTTATATACTATAAGATGTGGTATTGATTTTAGTTTGATTATGGGTAGTATGCTTTTTATCGTATTGTATATACCAGCAGCACACATAAATAAATGGCACAAAAATCAAATAGAAAGATATACAAAATTATTAAAAGCAGATAAGGCAGATAGAATAGATTATATAATAGACCATATTGATACAGTAAGGGGAAGAGCTTATAATATTCTATTCTATATTAATGGTGAGATGTGTGAATTGAGGATTCCAGCATATAAGTGTAAAAATAATAATAATTATGAATATTATTTAGAACCGATATATAAAAAGAATGGAAAGTTTAAAGATTTTATAGTGTATGCAGATAAAAATGAGTCTGATGAAAAATGCATAAATTCAGGAATTGAACTCAGAGAGTATGAGAAAAAACTATCAGAAGCACGTAGACAGAAGGCTAAGTATAGGTAAATATACCATTCCTATATATTTACAAAACAAAGAGGACATATATAGTGGATTTCATATGGAGTATTTTAAAGGTGAATTAAAGCCAATAAACTTAGGAGTTGATAATCGCTGAGAGTTTATAAGGGATTAACAATAATATTTTATTTAATAGCAGGATTTTTTGCTTATATGGAGATAGCCGGAATATTAAGAGGAATTCCTTTTAATTTAAAAGAAGATATGTTTATAATAGCATTTAGTGTTGTTTTTTTTCTTATTGGTCTGATAAATCATAGAAAATATAGAGCGTTAAGAAGAGTGTGTAAAGAATTGTTAGATGGAAAGAATGTAGAAAAAATAGATTATATGATTAAGGATCACAAATTCTACAAAGGAGGAGACTATTATATATTGGAATATTACATAGAAGGAAAGCCATTTACAATGAAAGCTACGAAGATGGACTGTAGAAACAACAAAAATAACGAATATTATTTAAGACCGGTATACGACAGAAAGGGCAGAGTGAGAGAATTTGTAGTATACATGGATAAAAAAAATCTTCAAAATAAGGTTTTTAATTATCTGGATGATCTTGAACAATATAAAGAAATGCAAAGATTAAAAGAAGAAAAGAATGAAAAAGCAATAAGACCAAAACCAAAGTTAAAGCATGTGAAAGATAATACTGCAACAACTAAAGCACAAGAGGTTGCTATCAACAAGATAAGAAAGAAAACCAGCAGAAAAATGAGAAAACAATCTGAATTAGAGCAAAAAAAGTAAAGTGTATTGAGTCAAATTACCTACAATAGTGATTTTGTACAACACAGAAGGTACACAGGATAGTTTTCATTTTAGTTATGTACCAGAAGAGGTAAAGTCAATAGAGGGTGGAATAAAATCCGTATTTGGAGGTAAGAGATGATAAGATTACAGAAGAGATTCGCCATATTTTTTTATACAATAAGTATTGCAGCAATAGGCTTTGATATTTTATATACTATAAAATGTGGTATCGATTTTAGTTTGATTATGAGTAGCATGTTTCTCATTGTATTTTATATACCAGCAGCACATATAAACAAATGGCACAAAAATCAAATAGAAAGATATACAAAATTATTAAAAGCAGACAAGGTAGACAGAATAGATTATATGATAGATCATATTGATACAGTAAGAGGAAGAGCATATAATATTCTATTTTATATTAATGGTGAAATGTGTGAATTGAGGATTCCAGCATATAAATGTAAAAATAATAATAATTATGATTATTATTTAGAACCAATATATAAAAAGAATGGAAAGTTTAAAGATTTTATAGCATATGCGGATAAAAAGGAGTCTGATGAAAAATGCATAAATTCAGGAGTTGAACTCAGGGAGTATGAGAAAAAATTATCGCAAGCACGTAGACAGAGGAATAAAGATAAGTAAAATAACGAAGGTAAGTATACCACCATATATATTAAGGTGTAAGTAGTGGATTTTATAGCAAATATTTTCTAGGGGAGTTAAAGGTGATGGGACTAGGAGATAGTAAGTAATGAGATTATATAAAGTGGTAGCAATAATATTTTATCTTATATCGGGATTTTTTGCATGTATGGAGATAGCTGGAATATTAAGAGGGATTCCTTTTAGTTTTAAAAATGATATGTTTATAATAGCATTTACTATGATATTTTTTCTTATAGGACTAAGATATCATAAGAAGTATAGAAGATTAAGAAAAGCATATGGAGAACTACTGGATGGAAAGAACATAAAGAGAATAGATTATATGGTCAAGACACAGAAGTTTTATAGGGGAGGATCATATTACATAATTGAATTTTATATAGAAGGAAAAAACTTCTGTATGAGTGTTAGTACTACGGATTGTAGAAACAATAAAAATAATGAATATTACTTAAGACCAGTATACGACAGAAAGGGCAGAGTAAGAGAATTTGTAGTATATATGGACAAAAAAAATCTTCGTGATAAAGCTCATAGTTATAGTCAGGATGTTAAAAGATATAAGGAAATGGAGAGATTGAAGGAAGAAAATATAGAGGAAAAAGAAGGAAAGAATGAAAAAGCAATAAGACCAAAACCAAAGTTAAAGCATGTAAAAGATAATGTTGTAGATAGCAAAACACAAGAAATTTCTATCAACAATATAAGAAAGAAAACTAGCAGAAAAATGAGAAAAGAGTTTGAATTGGAGAAAAAGAAATAAAGTGTATTGAGTCAAATTACCTACAATAGTGATTTTGTACAACACAGAATAGTTTCCATTTTAGCTATGTACCAGAAGAGGTAAAGTCAATAGAAGGTGGAATAAAATCCGTATTTGGAGGTAAGAGATGATAAGATTTCAGAAGAGAGTAGCTATATTTTTTTATACAATAAGTATTGCAGCCATATGCTTTGATATTTTATATACTATAAGATGTGGTATTGATTTTAGTTTGATTATGGGTAGTATGCTTTTTATAGTATTTTATATACCAGCAGCACATATAAACAAATGGCACAAAAATCAAATAGAAAGATATACAAAATTATTAAAAGCAGATAAGGTAGACAGAATAGATTATATGATAGAACAGATTGATACAGTAAGAGGAAGAGCCTATAATATTATATTCTATATTAATGGTGAAATATGTGAATTAAGGATTCCAGCATATAAATGTAAAAATAATAATAATTATGAGTATTATTTAGAACCAATATATAAAAAAAGTGGAAAGTTTAAAGATTTTATAGTGTATGCGGATAAAAAAAATGTTTATGAAAAGTGTGGAAACCATACTAATGAAATTAGAGAGTATGAGAAAAAACTATCACAAACACGTAGACAGAAAGCTAATAAGTAAGAATATCTCGAAAGAAAGTAAGCAGTGGCTAGTAGATGGTGAACAGTATTTTGGAGGTAAAAGATGATAAGATTTAAGAAGCGAGTAGCTATATTTTTTTATACAAAGCTTGAAGAAAGAAAATATATGAGAATATGGGAAAATTGATAATGTTTATATGGATAAATGACTAAAATTTTCAGCAGGAGGCAAAACAATGGCAGATAAAATTAAAGTTGGATTAAATGAACTAATGCATGCTTCAGATATGTTTGATAAAGCAGCTAAAGATTGTGCTGAAATAAAACAAAATATAGAATCGGCAACGGAAAAATTGACGGATAATTGGAATGGAGAGAGTTATAAGGCTTTTGTAAAAACATATTTTATTTTGGATAGAAATATGGATACATATACTGAAATATTAGAAGAATACTCTAAAGCTTTAATTGATATAGCACAGGTGTACAAAAATCGAGATGAGGCCACAGCAAAAGCTATGTCAAAGGCCATAAAAGAAACAAGTGAGGCAAAACAACAAGAACAATTGGAAGAAGAAAAAAGAAAGATGGGAATGGGAAATTACAGTGATAGCCCAAGTTATTCTGGTTATCCAGCTGCATCACAGTATTATGAAAATCAAACCAAATAAAACTAATATTAAAAACTTAATCTTTATAAGTCTTCTTTCTTATAGCGCTAAGATATTATATGAAGTATATAAGATTAGGAAAAGCATATGGAGAATTATTTGATGAAAGGAATATAAAAAGGAGAAGATTATGGAGTACCAAGAAGTTTCGAGAGCACAAGAATATAATAACAGAGGACTAATATTTATTGAAAGAAATCAGGGAGACGAAGCTTTAAAATATTTTAATAAGGCAATAGCAGAAGATGGAAATTTTAAAGAGGCATATCTAAATAAGGCTGATTTATGCTTAGCAATAAACAAGCTAGATGAAGCAATGGATTGTTATAACAGGGTTATAGTGAAGTATCCCAATGAAAGCATGGCTTATTTTGGAAAAGCTAATATATTGTTTTTTTATAAAGATAACATAAAAGGAGCTATAGAACTATACAATAAGGCAATTTATTTGGGAGAAAAAAGTGAAGGTGTATATTGTAATTTAGGACTTTGCATGGAAGCCCTTGGAGAATTAGAAGAAGCTATAAAGTGGTTTGATAGAGCAATAATAGCAAATATTCAAAACACAAGAATAATGAACAAAAGGGCAGCATTGTTAGTTAAGCTTAGAAGATTTGATGAAGCGATAGAATGTTATGATAAAGTACTTAAAATTGAAGTGGATAATGAAGAAGCCTATCATTTTAAGGCGGTACTATTGGGTGAGTTAGGCAAAATAGAAGAAGCACTAGAAACAATAGCTGCAGCAGAAGCATTATTAGGTGAACAGATGACTTTAGATTATGACAAAGCCATATTATTCGAAAAACAGAAAAACTTCGAAAAAGCTTTAGAGTGTGTAGATAAGTCCTTAGTGTTTGATGAAGCTAATGTTTTATTAATATTAAAAAAAGGACAATTGCTCACTTATCTAAAGAAAACGGATGAAGCCAAATTAGTATATGATCAAATTTCAGAGTTTCACCCAAATAATATGGAAGGAAAGTTTGCAAAAGCAAATCTATGTATGTTACTTGGAGAATATGAAGATACGGAAAATTTATTTAAAGAAATAATATATAAACTAGAGGATGAAGACCCTATTCTAATTAATTCATACTATTACAGAGCTTTAAATTTAAAAAGGCTAGGTAGGTTAGAAGAAGCAGAAACAGCCTACAGGGAAGCAATAAAGAAATATAATTTTCTAATTATTAAATATCCATATGATGATAAATTAAACTTTTTAAAGGCTAATTGCTTGAGAGATACAGGAGACTATGAAAAGGCAGAAGAGCTTTATGAATACATAATTGATTTAGATGGAAATTTTGTAGATGCATATTTAATGAGAGCAAGAAATAGAATCAGTTTAAATAGATATAAAGAGGCTAGAGAAGACTTAAACGAAGTAATAAAAATAAACCCAGCATATAGGGATTTAATAGAATTAGATGAACAATTTAAAGAAATTCTAAATACTAAGGATGAAAACTATAGATAAAGATTAAGTTGCAGGAGGAAAAACAATATGAATTCAGGTGAAATAAAAGTAGATGAGGAAGCTTGTGCAGAGACTATAAGTAGTTTGAAGGCAGCTAGTGACAGTGCAGATGAGGCATACAGCTTAGTGTCTAGATCTAATTTACATATAGAAGATGGCTTAAGAGGAAATGTAGTAATACCTATTACTGATGAGTACAACAAAATAGTTAAAGAAATAAAAAAAATTGAGGATGATATAGACCAAGATACATCAGCAGTAAATAAGATAGTATCAAGTTTTGAAATTGAGGATAAAAAATTAGCTCAAAGTAGTATTAGAAGATAGGAACTTTTAGTCATTGCACAGTGGATAGTGATAACACTAACTAAATTACATTTGCAAGGATAAACTAAAAGTTTGAAGTAGATAAATGATAACATATATATAAGGAGACGAAGTTTAATGGCAGATATGTGTGATATAGAAATTGATGCAGCTATTTTTGAAGAGACTATAAAAGTTTATAAAGATAGTAAAGATAAGCTGAACAATATTTTATGTAATTTAGAAAATGAACTGAGTAAATTGGAAAATACATGGGAGGGTGATGCAAGAAAGGAATTTGATAATACTTTCCCTGGATTTTATAGTGCAATGAAAAAAGATTGTACTATGTTAGAAGAATTAACAAAAGAACTAACTATGGCTAAGACAAGTTTTGAAGGATTAGATGCTAAAATGAAAAGTTTAGACGAAGGTCATCATAGATAACATATAAAATTCAAAATGATAAAGATACCAAATTACCAAATTATAATGAAAAATTAAAAAAAATTAAAAAATACAAATAAAAAATTACATGTATTGACATGATGTGCACAAAGTGATATATTAATTCTTGTAAAAAGACATAACAATATTGGAGGAATAAGAAATGGCAGATAAAATTAGGTTATCCGTGACAGAAATGACAGCTTCAGCAGGTGTATTTACAAAGAATGGTAATGAAATAGAAAGCATGTTAAGAACATTAACAAGCGAAAAAAATAAATTAGTTGCAAGTTGGGAAGGAGATTCTTCAAAAGCTTTCTCAGCAGAATTTGAGCAATTTGCACCACAAGTTACTCAATTTGCAAAATTAATAGAACAAATAGGACAACAACTTAAACAAGCTGCACAAACTATGCAAGAAACTGATGCTAGAGTTGCTAGTTCATTACATAGATAATAAATTATCTTACATCATTTAAAATTAAAAAATTAAAAAGGTTCCCTCTGCAAATTTGCAGGGGGAATGTCTTAATAATCGATAAAAATTTTACTTGTATCTTAAAAGGTAGATAATTTAAGATACAATTAAGATTTTTAAAGAGGTGGAAAATAGAATGGCAGATAATGCGGATCAAATTCAAGTTGGAACCAGAATGATGCTGGATTTGGCAAAAAAGTTTAAGGATGCATCAAATACAGCGAAAAATTCAAAGGGAAACATGCAGAAGGTAACTGATAGACTCATAAATGGGTGGAATGGAAAAGCAGTTAAAGAGTTTGAAAATACATATAAAATATTATATCAAAATATGAATACATATTCAGATGCGTTAGATACATTATCAAAAAATTTAGAACAGATAGCTAAGGCATTTAATGATTCTGATACAGCAATAGCAAATGGAATTAAAGGTCAAGGCGGTAATGGAAAAACTAGCGGAAGTGCAGATACAGTTAAAGCTTCAGCAGCTGAGGCAGGAAAAGCTGCAGGTGGTGTGGTAGGAAAAGTAGCAGGAGAGGCTGCAGCAAATGCAATTAAAGCTGAAGTATAAAAAATAAGACGCAGATGGAGATGAGATAGTGAGCGAATTAGTAATTGGAATATCAACCATAGATATGGGAAGTGCAAGAAGAGGAGTAAATTCAACTTTAGATTTAATAGGAACAGCAAAGAGAAATTTAACTTCAGCACTTCATAAACTTGAAACTGACAGCAATTCATCAAGATTAAGAACAAAGATAGATGAAATAGGAAAAGAATATAAGGCTATGCAGCAGCTTGAAACTAGAATTGATAAGGTAGGAAAAAATATAGATTATGCTGTAAATAAGTTTCAAGAAGTAGATAATAATTGTGCTAGTAAATTAAAATCAAGTAGTTATACATATAGAAAGTCTGTAGGTCTTTTAACTAATAAGGAAAAGTACGGAAGCTTTGTTGGAGGTTGCTTAGATTGGGGACAAGCAGCTAAGAAGAAGATTGATAATACTTTTGAAGGCATTAAAGATTATGTTGTAGATAAATGGGACAAGGCAATGTCTGCTATGAAAAATTTTTGGGATAAGTATGGAAATCTCATTAAAAATATAGCGATTATAGTTGCAGAGGTTGCGGCAATAGCCCTTACAATTGCTAGTGGTGTTGGAGTTATTGGAGCTATTGGGATTATTTATAGTTTGGCTACCATTGTTGATTCAGGAGAACAAATTATGGGAGTGAATCATAGCAATTTTGTTGAAGAAGGCGAAAAATATTTATTTGGAGATAAGTGGGGAGATCGTATCTATTATGGTTCATCTCTTCTTCTGGGTTTAAAAGGAGGATATGATAGCTTTAAAAGTATCGGACAAGCTGAAAAAGCTATAACTGTAGCCAAGACGGGTGTTAATGAGGCAAACACAGCCTTGAAGGAAAGTAGAGAAGTTTATGATGCGAAAAAATTAGCTATGGGAATTAAGAGTGAAGAAAAATTGTCATCAGCTCAAAGTGCAGCAAGTGAAGCTGCTAGTAACTATAATAATATAAAAAATGATGCAAATGCTACAGTTAAACAAGTTAAAAACGCAAAAAATGAATTAGAAAAAGCTAAAGATATAGTATCTTCAGCACAAAAACAGGTAAGTAGAGAAGAAAAAATTCTTAATAAGGGTAAATCTATTGTTAATCAAAAGAGTATAGACCTTAATAATGCTAAAGGAGTACTTTCCCAGGCAATTAATGCAAAGCGTAAGTCAATATATAGTACAGTATCACCATTCCCAATGATGTATAGTGAAGACACATATAAAGGAGTGTATGATAATTTTATTAAGGATAGTAAATAACCAATATTTAAAAGGAGAAAAATAAAATTGAAAAAAGAAGTAAGATATGTAGAAGAAAGACCTATTTTTCTTATTAGATTTATTTTAATTACAATTTTTGCACTTGTTTTTATTATAGGTTTTACATTTATGAGTGTAGAAGGAATTATTAAACCTAGACCAAATGGACATCCGATTATATTAGAATTAGTAGTAATAATATCAATGTTTATAATTTGGCCAGCTTTAAATATATTCTCAAGTTGTAAGTATGACATAATTCTACGTAAAGACGAGCTTGAATACACAGGATGGATAAATAAAAGAATAATAAAATATGAAGAAATAAAATTAATAAAAAGTACAGATTTAGGTATATGGTCT
The Clostridium felsineum DSM 794 DNA segment above includes these coding regions:
- a CDS encoding WXG100 family type VII secretion target: MADKIKVGLNELMHASDMFDKAAKDCAEIKQNIESATEKLTDNWNGESYKAFVKTYFILDRNMDTYTEILEEYSKALIDIAQVYKNRDEATAKAMSKAIKETSEAKQQEQLEEEKRKMGMGNYSDSPSYSGYPAASQYYENQTK
- a CDS encoding tetratricopeptide repeat protein — its product is MEYQEVSRAQEYNNRGLIFIERNQGDEALKYFNKAIAEDGNFKEAYLNKADLCLAINKLDEAMDCYNRVIVKYPNESMAYFGKANILFFYKDNIKGAIELYNKAIYLGEKSEGVYCNLGLCMEALGELEEAIKWFDRAIIANIQNTRIMNKRAALLVKLRRFDEAIECYDKVLKIEVDNEEAYHFKAVLLGELGKIEEALETIAAAEALLGEQMTLDYDKAILFEKQKNFEKALECVDKSLVFDEANVLLILKKGQLLTYLKKTDEAKLVYDQISEFHPNNMEGKFAKANLCMLLGEYEDTENLFKEIIYKLEDEDPILINSYYYRALNLKRLGRLEEAETAYREAIKKYNFLIIKYPYDDKLNFLKANCLRDTGDYEKAEELYEYIIDLDGNFVDAYLMRARNRISLNRYKEAREDLNEVIKINPAYRDLIELDEQFKEILNTKDENYR
- a CDS encoding WXG100 family type VII secretion target codes for the protein MADMCDIEIDAAIFEETIKVYKDSKDKLNNILCNLENELSKLENTWEGDARKEFDNTFPGFYSAMKKDCTMLEELTKELTMAKTSFEGLDAKMKSLDEGHHR
- a CDS encoding WXG100 family type VII secretion target: MADKIRLSVTEMTASAGVFTKNGNEIESMLRTLTSEKNKLVASWEGDSSKAFSAEFEQFAPQVTQFAKLIEQIGQQLKQAAQTMQETDARVASSLHR
- a CDS encoding WXG100 family type VII secretion target is translated as MADNADQIQVGTRMMLDLAKKFKDASNTAKNSKGNMQKVTDRLINGWNGKAVKEFENTYKILYQNMNTYSDALDTLSKNLEQIAKAFNDSDTAIANGIKGQGGNGKTSGSADTVKASAAEAGKAAGGVVGKVAGEAAANAIKAEV